In the Bradyrhizobium guangzhouense genome, one interval contains:
- a CDS encoding lytic murein transglycosylase: MRQSVAGLAKRGGSLANATMIAVALLFPVSAEAQTQNGLSNLFGGIFSGSGAAPSQPAPAPGGALPWSGEDGASGHPLMTAAAIREAAGNFDNCVAGMWPDAARRGITQENFQRFTAGLTPDLRIMDLMDSQPEFSKSIWDYLDILVNDNRLARGKEILAQYKAQFDATEKAYGVDRYIIAAIWGIESNYSTQMGDRSVLQSTATLACIGRRQGYFKDEFLSALEILNRGDLRPEQMRGSWAGAFGPTQFMPTAFKRFAVDGDGDGRRDVVDNPTDLIASTANNLKKDGWQSGQTWGFEVVVPEGFNYMLADRAKMMSIAQWEKLGLKRATGQPFPHPAEKAYLLAPAGAQGPGFLMLQNFRVIMKYNPAEAYALAIGHFADRLRGGQPFVQPWPRQERELSKSERLELQQLLAQRGFYKGTPDGQFGGQTRDALRNFQVSIGLPADGFATSDVLDRLRGR; the protein is encoded by the coding sequence ATGAGGCAATCGGTGGCAGGCTTGGCAAAACGCGGCGGATCTCTGGCGAACGCAACAATGATTGCGGTCGCGCTGCTGTTCCCTGTGTCTGCGGAAGCTCAGACGCAAAACGGCCTGTCGAACCTGTTCGGCGGTATTTTCTCCGGCTCGGGCGCGGCACCGTCGCAGCCCGCCCCGGCCCCTGGGGGGGCCCTGCCCTGGAGTGGCGAGGACGGCGCGTCCGGCCATCCGCTGATGACGGCGGCTGCGATCCGCGAGGCGGCCGGCAATTTCGACAATTGCGTTGCGGGGATGTGGCCGGACGCCGCACGGCGCGGCATCACGCAGGAGAATTTTCAGCGCTTCACAGCTGGGCTTACGCCCGACCTGCGCATCATGGACCTGATGGATTCGCAGCCGGAATTCTCCAAGTCGATCTGGGACTATCTCGACATCCTCGTGAACGACAACCGCCTCGCCAGGGGCAAGGAAATCCTCGCCCAATACAAGGCGCAGTTCGACGCGACCGAAAAGGCCTATGGCGTCGACCGCTATATCATCGCGGCCATCTGGGGCATCGAGTCCAACTATTCGACGCAGATGGGCGACCGCAGCGTTTTGCAATCGACCGCGACTCTCGCCTGCATCGGCCGCCGCCAGGGCTATTTCAAGGACGAGTTCCTCTCGGCACTGGAGATCCTCAACCGCGGCGATCTCAGGCCCGAGCAGATGCGCGGCTCCTGGGCCGGCGCCTTCGGCCCGACCCAGTTCATGCCGACCGCCTTCAAGCGTTTTGCCGTGGACGGCGACGGCGACGGAAGGCGCGACGTCGTCGACAACCCGACCGATCTGATCGCCTCGACTGCAAACAACCTGAAGAAAGACGGCTGGCAGAGCGGCCAAACCTGGGGCTTCGAGGTCGTGGTGCCCGAGGGATTCAACTACATGCTGGCCGACCGCGCCAAGATGATGTCGATCGCGCAGTGGGAGAAACTCGGGCTCAAGCGGGCCACGGGCCAGCCGTTCCCGCATCCGGCGGAGAAAGCCTATCTGCTGGCGCCCGCCGGCGCGCAGGGTCCGGGCTTCCTGATGCTGCAGAACTTCCGTGTCATCATGAAGTACAATCCCGCCGAGGCCTATGCGCTGGCGATCGGCCATTTCGCCGACCGCCTGCGCGGCGGCCAGCCCTTCGTGCAGCCCTGGCCGCGGCAGGAGCGGGAGCTATCGAAGAGTGAACGACTGGAACTTCAGCAGCTGCTGGCCCAGCGCGGCTTCTACAAGGGCACCCCGGACGGCCAGTTCGGCGGCCAGACCCGGGATGCCCTGCGCAACTTCCAGGTCTCGATCGGGCTCCCTGCCGACGGATTTGCCACCTCCGACGTGTTGGACCGGCTGCGCGGGCGGTAA
- a CDS encoding SDR family NAD(P)-dependent oxidoreductase, with translation MSEFKELSRSVKGLTVLVTGAASGMGRATARVFATEGANVAVTDHDEQGANAVAKEIAVSGGSAKSWKLDVADGGEIKRVVGDVAAHFGGLDIVVNNAGISVRVAIDDEAYEDAWAKGIAVMLTAHPRIIRAALPHLRKSKSARIVNIASTEALGATALHSPYSAAKGGVASLTRSLAVELGREGITVNCICPGPIRTAITDRISEEHKTIYAKRRTALGRYGDPEEVAHMTLSLCLPASSFLTGAVIPVDGGLMARNA, from the coding sequence ATGTCCGAATTCAAAGAGCTCAGCCGCTCCGTGAAGGGCCTGACGGTTCTCGTCACCGGCGCCGCCAGCGGCATGGGCCGCGCCACTGCTCGCGTGTTCGCGACCGAAGGCGCCAACGTCGCCGTCACCGATCATGACGAACAAGGTGCGAACGCAGTTGCCAAGGAGATCGCGGTAAGCGGCGGCTCGGCGAAATCGTGGAAACTCGACGTCGCCGACGGCGGCGAGATCAAGCGCGTGGTTGGCGATGTCGCCGCGCATTTCGGTGGGCTCGACATCGTCGTCAACAATGCCGGCATCTCAGTGCGCGTCGCGATCGACGACGAAGCTTATGAAGACGCCTGGGCCAAGGGCATCGCGGTGATGCTGACGGCGCATCCGCGCATCATCCGCGCAGCCCTGCCTCACCTGCGCAAATCGAAGTCGGCGCGCATCGTCAACATCGCCTCGACGGAAGCGCTCGGCGCCACCGCGCTGCACAGCCCCTATTCCGCAGCGAAGGGCGGTGTCGCCAGCCTGACGCGCTCGCTCGCGGTCGAGCTCGGCCGCGAGGGCATCACCGTCAATTGCATCTGCCCGGGCCCGATCCGCACCGCCATCACCGACCGCATTTCCGAGGAGCACAAGACCATCTACGCCAAGCGCCGCACCGCCCTCGGCCGCTACGGGGACCCCGAAGAAGTCGCGCATATGACCCTGAGCCTGTGCCTGCCGGCGTCATCTTTTCTCACCGGTGCGGTGATCCCCGTCGACGGCGGGCTGATGGCACGCAACGCGTGA
- a CDS encoding SDR family NAD(P)-dependent oxidoreductase gives MANELDFSGKQMLVVGGSSGIGNGIAQAFRARGASVAVSGTRVRAAEYSVEEGSDLTGLAYSQLDVSSTGAVEAFKPSFDRLDILVLAQGAVIYRRGEFEMAGFRKVVEVNLMSLMACATRFHSMLRDSKGVLIMVSSTAAYHSTMGNPAYNASKTGAVGLTRTLGEAWAEDGIRVNGIAPGLVDTKMTKVTTDNPKRLEGALSRIPLRRLGTPADMAGAALFLASPLSSYMIGQTLVVDGGLIL, from the coding sequence ATGGCGAACGAGCTCGATTTCTCCGGCAAGCAGATGTTGGTCGTCGGTGGTTCCAGCGGTATCGGCAACGGCATCGCGCAAGCCTTTCGCGCCCGAGGCGCTAGCGTTGCGGTATCTGGCACGCGCGTGCGTGCAGCGGAATATTCGGTCGAGGAGGGCTCCGATCTCACCGGTCTCGCGTATTCACAGCTCGATGTCAGCAGCACCGGTGCGGTCGAGGCGTTCAAGCCGTCGTTCGACCGGCTGGATATTCTCGTGCTCGCGCAGGGCGCGGTGATCTATCGCCGCGGCGAGTTCGAGATGGCGGGCTTCCGCAAGGTCGTCGAAGTCAATCTGATGAGCTTGATGGCGTGCGCAACGCGGTTTCATTCCATGTTGCGGGATTCGAAGGGCGTGTTGATCATGGTCTCCTCGACCGCGGCCTATCATTCCACCATGGGCAATCCCGCCTATAACGCCTCGAAGACCGGCGCGGTCGGCTTGACGCGGACCTTGGGCGAGGCGTGGGCCGAGGACGGCATCCGCGTCAACGGTATCGCGCCCGGTCTCGTCGACACCAAGATGACGAAGGTGACGACCGACAATCCCAAGCGGCTCGAAGGTGCATTATCACGGATTCCACTGCGGCGATTGGGCACGCCGGCCGACATGGCCGGTGCGGCCCTGTTCCTGGCCTCGCCGCTGTCGTCGTACATGATTGGACAGACGCTCGTGGTCGATGGCGGGCTCATTCTCTAG
- a CDS encoding SGNH/GDSL hydrolase family protein, which translates to MSKPKSFFKALTETGPLIALGTALAILVSVAGPASAQFFNFPGFGGPPQRSAPPPHRGGGWFGGDFFAPFQQQQPQAPRQDYSRAPAPAKRDTIADKNVLVIGDAMADWLAYGLEDAYTEQPDMGVIRKHRTTSGLIRYQPKGEPSDWAAAAKGILETEKPDVIVVMLGLNDRISIREPVADKPADKDKKNDKGARAKPQGKNDGKPGEAKPGETKSDTAAKPDDKPVDTDLPQDDADNADTPAAPPEKAARNPNGVYEFRDDRWVELYSKKIEELAGVLKAKGVPVLWVGLPAIRGPKGTADMLFLDSLYREGAAKAGITYVDVWDGFVDEAGRFLQKGPDFEGQIRQLRSGDGVYFTKPGARKLAHYVEREITRLLAGRSGPIALPSEPATPDTNAEPGKPPPRPLAGPIVPLVAASISTDQLLGGPGTRPAAVDALAARTLVKGEPLAAPAGRADDYSWPRREVGREQAKGDTPVAATTPDGGAAAPGAPGTPGAAAAIAPPRPPAPKKPTPPQQPAQATPSLRDFFGFGSPQPAPRQLAPPRNPNPAIPRPPGNVGRSAEVVR; encoded by the coding sequence ATGTCGAAGCCAAAATCGTTTTTCAAGGCGCTGACCGAGACCGGCCCGCTGATCGCGCTGGGGACGGCGCTTGCGATTTTGGTGTCGGTCGCGGGACCAGCCTCCGCGCAGTTCTTCAACTTCCCCGGCTTCGGCGGGCCGCCGCAGCGATCGGCGCCGCCGCCGCATCGTGGTGGCGGCTGGTTCGGCGGTGATTTCTTCGCACCCTTCCAGCAGCAGCAGCCGCAGGCTCCGCGCCAGGATTATTCGCGCGCGCCCGCCCCCGCCAAGCGCGACACCATTGCCGACAAGAACGTGCTGGTGATCGGCGATGCCATGGCCGACTGGCTCGCCTATGGCCTGGAAGACGCCTACACCGAGCAGCCCGACATGGGCGTGATCCGCAAGCACAGGACCACGTCCGGCCTGATCAGATATCAGCCGAAGGGCGAGCCCTCGGACTGGGCCGCGGCCGCAAAGGGTATCCTGGAGACCGAGAAGCCTGACGTCATCGTCGTGATGCTCGGCCTCAACGACCGCATTTCGATCCGCGAGCCTGTCGCCGACAAGCCGGCAGATAAGGACAAGAAGAACGACAAGGGCGCGCGCGCCAAGCCGCAAGGAAAAAATGACGGCAAACCGGGTGAGGCGAAGCCCGGCGAGACCAAATCCGACACCGCTGCAAAGCCCGACGACAAGCCTGTCGACACCGACCTGCCGCAGGACGACGCCGATAACGCGGACACACCCGCAGCCCCGCCTGAAAAGGCCGCGCGCAATCCAAACGGCGTCTACGAATTCCGCGACGACCGCTGGGTTGAGCTCTACAGCAAGAAGATCGAGGAACTTGCGGGCGTCCTGAAGGCCAAGGGCGTGCCGGTGCTCTGGGTCGGCCTGCCTGCGATCCGCGGACCTAAGGGCACTGCGGACATGCTGTTCCTGGATTCGCTCTATCGCGAAGGCGCGGCCAAGGCCGGCATCACCTATGTCGACGTCTGGGACGGCTTTGTCGACGAGGCCGGCCGCTTCCTGCAGAAGGGCCCTGACTTCGAAGGCCAGATCCGTCAGCTGCGCAGCGGCGACGGCGTCTATTTCACCAAGCCCGGCGCGCGCAAGCTCGCACACTATGTCGAGCGCGAGATCACGCGTCTCCTCGCCGGCCGCTCCGGTCCCATCGCTCTGCCAAGCGAACCGGCGACGCCCGACACCAATGCCGAGCCCGGCAAGCCGCCGCCGCGGCCGCTCGCCGGCCCGATCGTGCCGCTGGTTGCGGCCTCGATCTCGACCGATCAATTGCTGGGTGGACCCGGCACGCGTCCCGCCGCGGTCGATGCGCTTGCGGCGCGGACGCTGGTGAAGGGCGAGCCGCTGGCCGCGCCCGCGGGCCGTGCGGATGATTATTCCTGGCCGCGCCGAGAGGTCGGCCGCGAGCAGGCCAAGGGCGATACGCCTGTTGCGGCGACCACGCCCGACGGCGGTGCTGCGGCGCCCGGAGCGCCCGGTACGCCTGGTGCAGCCGCTGCGATCGCGCCTCCCAGGCCGCCCGCGCCGAAGAAGCCGACGCCGCCGCAGCAGCCGGCGCAGGCAACCCCGTCGCTGCGCGATTTCTTCGGCTTCGGCTCGCCGCAACCCGCGCCGCGTCAACTGGCGCCGCCGCGCAACCCGAATCCTGCGATTCCGCGCCCGCCCGGCAATGTCGGACGTTCGGCGGAAGTGGTTCGGTAG
- a CDS encoding UTP--glucose-1-phosphate uridylyltransferase: MKIRKAVFPVAGLGTRVLPATKAMPKEMLTIVDKPLIQYVYDEAREAGIEHFIFVTGRNKNVIEDHFDRMFELDTTLSQRGKKAEQEILAQNQPEAGAVSFTRQQAPLGLGHAVWCARDIVGNEPFAVVLPDELVLNSPGCLKQMIDTASTLGEKSNLIAVEAVPDHLTHQYGICGVGKRTGKMFEVDGMVEKPAKGTAPSNLSITGRYILQPEIFKILETQERGSGGEIQLTDAMIGLAKSQKFYGVEFEGERHDCGSKPGFLRANIAYALKRPELREGLIAEMKKYLGQ, encoded by the coding sequence ATGAAAATCCGCAAAGCCGTATTTCCCGTCGCCGGCCTCGGCACCCGCGTCCTGCCCGCCACCAAGGCGATGCCGAAGGAAATGCTCACCATCGTCGACAAGCCGCTGATCCAGTACGTCTATGACGAGGCGCGGGAAGCCGGCATCGAGCACTTCATCTTCGTCACCGGCCGCAACAAGAACGTCATCGAAGATCATTTCGACAGAATGTTCGAGCTCGACACGACACTCAGCCAGCGCGGCAAGAAGGCCGAGCAGGAGATACTGGCGCAGAACCAGCCGGAAGCCGGTGCCGTCAGCTTCACACGCCAGCAGGCGCCGCTCGGCCTCGGCCATGCGGTCTGGTGCGCACGCGACATCGTCGGCAACGAGCCGTTCGCGGTGGTGCTGCCCGACGAGCTCGTGCTCAATTCGCCGGGCTGTCTGAAGCAGATGATCGACACGGCATCGACGCTCGGCGAGAAGTCGAACCTGATCGCGGTCGAGGCGGTGCCGGACCATCTCACCCATCAATACGGCATCTGCGGCGTCGGAAAACGCACCGGCAAGATGTTCGAGGTCGACGGCATGGTCGAGAAGCCGGCCAAGGGCACGGCGCCCTCCAACCTTTCGATCACCGGCCGCTACATTCTCCAGCCCGAGATCTTCAAGATCCTGGAGACCCAGGAGCGCGGCTCCGGCGGCGAGATCCAGCTCACCGACGCGATGATCGGCCTTGCCAAATCGCAGAAGTTCTATGGCGTCGAGTTCGAGGGCGAGCGCCATGATTGCGGCTCCAAGCCCGGCTTCCTCCGCGCCAACATCGCCTACGCGCTCAAGCGCCCCGAGCTGCGTGAGGGGCTGATTGCGGAGATGAAGAAATATCTGGGGCAGTAG
- a CDS encoding CsbD family protein yields MDKDRIVGSAKEFAGRAEGAVGDLAGDAQTQASGKAREAAGTVQNLYGQAKDAVRDAADTATSYAKDAYDNSGETLRDGSQALSKKVQDNPLGALLVAGGIGFALALLMSRPARRPPPRWRYYG; encoded by the coding sequence ATGGACAAGGACAGGATCGTCGGATCGGCCAAGGAATTCGCTGGACGGGCAGAAGGCGCCGTCGGCGATCTCGCAGGCGACGCACAGACACAGGCGTCGGGCAAGGCGCGCGAAGCCGCCGGCACCGTGCAGAATCTCTACGGCCAGGCCAAGGACGCCGTGCGCGACGCGGCGGACACCGCCACGAGCTACGCCAAGGATGCGTATGACAATAGCGGCGAGACGCTGCGCGATGGATCGCAGGCGCTGTCAAAGAAGGTGCAGGACAATCCGCTCGGTGCACTGCTGGTGGCCGGCGGCATCGGCTTCGCGCTCGCGCTTCTGATGTCGCGCCCCGCACGTCGCCCGCCGCCGCGCTGGCGCTATTACGGCTGA